Below is a genomic region from Anaerolineae bacterium.
GTACTGTGACCTTAGTCACAGTTTAGGCAGAAGATGTTTCCTCAGGGGCACTCTTCACGCCCGTTGTGGCTGCTGCAGCAGCGGCGAGCTCGGCGCGGCTTTCGGCCACAAGGTCGCTGAACTGTTCACCAATCTCGCTGAGTAGCTCCTTCCCCTTTTCGACCGTCCACAGTCCACCCTTAATGATTTGTTTAGCTACTGGACGGATCTTCTTTGACACATAAGGAGCCACAAAAGGGGTTGCCACGATTGCGCCAGCAATCAATAATGGAGGGGAAACGATCTTCCCCAGAACATCTTCCACCACGCCTTCCACTAGGCCATTCAGCAAAGCCATAAGTTACCTCCTAAAAGCGAAAAGTTAACCTAACCCCTCTTGAGAATGCACTTATTTAATTATACACTATAAGGATGGGGTTGTGCAACCTCTAGTGAAAGGCTGCCCTTGAAGAGATTGCGAAGGGCTCCAGGGATCCCTAACTGACCAATCGCAGGGCACTAGACAAGCCGGTCAAGCGCATCGTCACCAGCGATTTCGATCTGGGAGCATGGCTGAGGCATGGGAGACCCGAGTTGGCTTGCGAGGCAGGAGCTCGGGAGGGGGCAGGAGAAGTGGCAATGGCCGAGTCGGCTCCTTTGAAGAGAGGAGAGATGGCTCTGGATCGTCGGTGGGGCTTCCCCGGTGCATGCACTAGGGCGTTGACTTCCGTTCATAGAATGTGGTATAATTTCTACCAAGCTGCAGTCTGAAGCTTCTACTCAACTTTTTTCCTCGCCCTCTGGGACCGGTAGCGTTAGATGCTGGCTCAAACCCCAATGAGCCACTGTAAATAATCGAGGAGGATTAGGTAAATAAAGTAGCTAGCAGTGGCAGCGTAGTCACTTCTATCGACAGGGTGGTTGAGAAGACGCATCTCCCTCGGTTTAGTCCCTTCTCGTATAGCTTTGTGTGTGGTTGTTTGTTTCAGCGTGAAATCATCTGCGTTTCCGTCGCGAGTTTATATTCCCTGAAAGATACCGCTAATGAAGGGATCTCGACCTGTGAAAAACTTTACCGGCTCCGGCAAGCGGCAGGGGCCTCGGAAAGGAGGTGATGAGCCTAAACTGAGAACGTGAAGAACCGTCCTTCTATTGTTAAAAGCTACAGGATGATCGTCACCTCGAGTCTCACAAGGAGGGAGACCCATGAGCAAGCGAGAAGTGACCCACCGAAGGCTTCTGCGCTGGTTTGCCTTAATAGCGGTGGTGGCTTTAGTGGCCGCGTGTGCCCCCGCGGCACCGGCTCCAACGCCTACGCCAGCCCCCACCCCGGTACCCCCTACTCCCACTCCGGCCGCCATTAAAGCCGTCGAAGCGACCCCAACCCCGGTTCCTGTAGCAGCGCCCACGTATAAAGAGGCGCCCATGCTGGCGGAACTGGTGCAAGCTGGCAAGCTGCCGCCTGTGGAGGAACGTCTGCCAAAGGATGTCCAAGTCGTTCAACCTGTGGAGTCGGTCGGCAAGTACGGTGGCACCTGGCATACGGTAACGTGGTGGCCCGGTGCTGGCAACATCAAAATGAAGCTGTATGACCCGCCTGTACGCTGGAAGCCCGACTATACCGGCTACGAGCCTGGCCTGGCCAAGAGCTACGAGTGGTCTGATGACGGCAAGACCATCACCTTCAAGTTCCGCGAGGGGGTCAAGTGGTCAGACGGTGAACCCTTTACCACGGAGGACCTCAAGTTCTGGTGGGAGGACCTGGCCCTCAACCCCGACTACAAGGTGATCCAGGTCCCCTGGTGGGCCCGCAATAGCGATGGAACGCCCATCACCATGGAGTTCCCCGACGATTACACCTGGGTCCTTAAGTTCGATACCCCGCAGTGGATCATGCCGTATGTCCTGGCCCAGGGCTTCTGGGAGTGGGAGCCGCTGATGAAGCCCAAGCACTTCCTGATCCAGTGGCATCCCAAGTACACACCGGGCGCGACCTATGAGGAGCTGGACCTGAAGGACCGCTGGTTCGAGACCCCTGGCTATCCATGCCTGATGGCGTGGTGCTTGAAGGAGTTCGTCCCCGGCCAAAGCTGGCTCTTCGAGCGCAACCCCTACTACTGGAAGGTGGACACTGAGGGCAACCAACTCCCTTACATTGACTACATCCATGTCGAGCTGGTACCGGACTTGGAGGTCCGCAAGCTGCGGGTTGCCCAGGGCAGCTATGACTGCACTTTCCGCGGGATTGACGATCCCACGGAGATCCCCTTCCTGACGGAGCAGGCCGAGAAATACAACTACCGCATCGTGCCGGGCTGGATGAACGGCGCCGGTGCCTGGCCAGGCTGGATCGTCAACATGGACTATCACGAGGAGCAGGAATACGATCCGGCCAAAGAGTCCGAGACCGCTAAGGAGATCCGCGAACTGCTCCGTAACAGGAGCTTCCGCAAAGGGCTCTCGGTGGCGCTGGACCGACAGCGGATCGTGGATGTGGTCTGGGGCGGCATCGGCACGCCGCAGGCCTTCACCATCAGCCCGCAGTCGTGGCACTTTGCAAGCCCTGAGGGCCAGAAGGTCTTCCAGGAGTGGGCTGCTGCCGATGCGGAATACGATCCGGAGAAGGCGAAGGCCTACTTCGAGGAGGCCGGCTTCGTCGACAAGGATGGCGACGGCTGGCGCGATCTGCCCAGCGGTAAGCCCTTCACCCTGATCATCGACCTGAACGACTGGGGTGGCCAGCGCGTCACCACTGAGGCCACCGAGGTCTACAAGAAGAACCTGGAGGATGTGGGCGTCAAGGTGCTCGTCAACAATGTCATCGGCCAGCCTGAGGGCAGCCTGCGCGGCAATTACGGTGTCGGCTGGATGCTGCGCACCACGCACGCTTCCGAGATCGATATCTGGACCTATCCGGACTGGATCTTCCCGCTGCGCGGCGGCGGTGAGGGTTCACGCGCCTTCCCCATGCAAGGCCTCTGGTATCAGTCCGGCGGTGAGCAGGGGTGGGAGCCGGAGCCCGGCAGCCCGGCGGCTAGACTCCAAGAGCTATACCGGAAGGGCCTGCAAGAGCCAGATATCGAGAAGCGGCATCAGATCGTATGGGATGCCATCCGTATCCACATCGAGGAAGGGCCCTTCGTGATCGGTGCCGCCGGTGACCAGCCGATGCCTGTCGTCTGTAAGAACTACTTCCGCAACGTGCCGGAGTATGGCGTGCTCGGCCCGTGGGCACCGGGCAGCCCTGGCAACGTCCATCCCGAGCAGTTCTGGATGGAGCAATAAGGCACCGGCTACTGGCGAAATCATGCATTTCCTAAACGGCGGGCGGGGGTGACCCCGCCCGCCATATTGGAGCATATTGGAGGTGGAGATGCTAGCATATATCGTACGGCGATTAGGATATATCGTGGTGATGATGATATTGGTCTCCTTCGCTAGCTTCCTGATCATTGAACTGCCACCAGGCGACTTTTTGACCCAGAAGCTTCAGGAACTCCAGGCGCGCGGTGATCGCAGCGCCGAGATGCGTATCGCAGAGTACCGAGCACGCTATGGCCTGGATAAACCACTGCTGGAGCGTTACTGGATCTGGATCACCCACGCCATCCGAGGTGACTTCGGAGAATCGTTCGAGTTCGAGCGCCCAGTGACCGAGGTGATCGGGCAGCGCGCCGGCATGTCGGTGATCCTCGCCCTCTCCACCATCACGTTGGTCTGGATGCTGGCCATTCCCATTGGCGTCTACTCAGCTACCCACCAGTATTCTGTCGGCGACCAGATCATCACCACCATCAGCTTCATCGGCCTGGGGATGCCCGGTTTTCTGCTGGCGCTCCTGGTCCTGTTCTTCGCCATGGTCTTCTTAGGACAGGAGGTGGGAGGGCTCTTCTCACGAGAATATCAGGATGCGCCCTGGAGCATCGGGAAAGTGATCGACCTACTCAAACACCTGTGGATTCCGGCGCTGATTAGCGCCGTCACAGGTACGGCGGGTTTGATCCGCATTATGCGCGGGAACCTGCTGGAAACGCTGGGGCAACCCTTCGTGGAAGCCGCCCGCGCCCGTGGGCTGAAAAATCGCACGGTGGTCTGGAAGCACGCCGTGCGGGTATCTGTGATCCCGCTGGTGGTGATCCTAGGGACAGAGGCCCTACCTGCCATCGTCGCCGGCGACGCGCTGGTGGCCACAGTACTGAACTTACCCACTGTGGGTCCGCTGTACGTTCGGGCGTTGCAGCGGCAAGATATGTATCTGGCTGGCACGGTGCTGATGTTTATCGTAGGAGTAACGATGCTCGGCAGCCTGCTGGCAGATCTGATCCTAGTAGCGCTCGATCCACGCATTCGACTGGAAAAGTAAGAGGGTAAGGTGGTGCTATGGTAGTGGAAGGAGCTGAAACTCGCAAAACGGCTACCAAAAAGCAGATCAGCCAGAGCTATTGGAGCCTAGTCTGGTGGAAATTCAAGCGAAACCGACTGGCCATGGTGGGCGGGATCCTGGTGATCCTCTTCTATGTGATTTGCGGTTTATTCGCCGAGTTCTTCTCTCCTTATCTTCTCCATTATCAATCCAACTATTTAGAGGCCCGTCCCCAGCCCATCGTGTTCAAAGACAAGCAGGGAAACTTCAGCCTGCGGCCGGCCGTGTATGGCCTGGAAGCGAAGGTAGATACAAAGCTGCGTAAGCGCTTCTATGAGGTAGACCGCACCAAGATATACCCCCTTTACTTCTTTGTGAAGGGCCAACCCTATAAGCTGCTGGGGCTCATCCCCATGGACATTCACCTCTTCGGCACCGATCCGGCCGATCCAGAGGCTCACGTGTTCCTCTTTGGGACCGATCGCTTGGGGCGGGATGTGTTCTCTCGGATCATCTATGGAGGACGTCTTTCCTTGCTCCTAGGGCTGCTGGGGCAAATCCTCACCATTATCCTGGGGACAGTGATGGGGGTGATTTCGGGTTATTATGGCGGGAAGACGGACATCATCATCCAGCGCATGACGGAGTTTGTGGGCGCTTTCCCGGACATCCCCCTCTTCATGGCGCTGGCCGCGGCCATCCCGGTGACTTGGTCGCCCATCTGGGTCTACTTCATGCTCACCCTGATCCTGGTCTTCATCCGGTGGGGAGGGCTAGCACGCCAGGTGCGGGGGATGATCCTCTCCTTACGAGAGCGGGAGTATGTGCTGGCTGCTCAAAGCTTTGGAGCCAGCGATCTCCGCTTAATGTTTCGACATCTGCTCCCCGGCACCATGAGCCATGTGATCGTGATCGCTACCTTGGCGATCCCGGGCATGATCCTCTCAGAGACCGCGCTGAGCTGGCTGGGGCTGGGGCTGCGACCTCCGCTGACCAGTTGGGGTGTGCTATTACAAGAGGTTAGCAGCGTGCGGGCTATTCGATTCGCGCCGTGGCTTCTCTTCCCGGTGCCTTTCGTGATCCTCGCCGTCCTCTCTTTCAACATGCTGGGCGATGGGTTACGAGATGCGCTGGACCCATACGGAGGGCAGTGAGGGAAAGCACCCATGAGAGAACCTTTGGTGGAAGTCAAGGATCTGAAAGTCGAATTCAACGTGCGAGATGGGATCGTCCATGCCGTAGATGGGGTCTCCTTCACTGTCTATCGGGGGCAGACCTTGGGGATCATCGGCGAAAGCGGCTGTGGCAAGTCGGTGACCGCTAAGGCGATCCTTCATATGGTGCCCAAGCCGGGTAAGATCACTGGAGGCGAGATCCTATACTATCGCCGATCACGAGACAATCACACCAGCGAAGCCATCGAGCAAGTGAACATCACACGGTTGGACCCCGATGGGCCTGAGATCCGGAAGATCCGTGGCGGCGAGATCGCCATGATCTTTCAAGAGCCGATGAGCTCCCTCACCCCGGTATACACCGCCGGCTCTCACATCACCGAGGCGGTCACTCTGCACCGGCTTATGCCGGTCCGCAAGATCGGCGATCAAATGATCGAGACCATTCAAGCCCACCGCAAGGTCACGAAGCAAGAAGCGCGCGAGATCGCCATCGAGATGCTGCAGCGGGTGGGCATCCCCAAGCCGCAGCAGCGTGTGGACAGCTATCCCCATCAGTTAAGCGGCGGGCAGCGCCAGCGCGTCATGATTGCGATTGCGCTCTCATGTCATCCGGCCATGCTCATCGCGGATGAGCCGACGACGGCGCTAGATGTGTCCATCGAGGCGCAGATCCTCGACCTCATGCGTGAGCTGCAGGAGACCACCAATATGGCCATCATGTTCATCACGCACAACCTGGGCGTTATCGCTGAGATGGCCGACGAGATCTGTGTGATGTACATGGGCAAGGAAGTAGAGCAAGCCAGCACCGTGGAGATTTTCTACGAGCCCCGGCATCCGTATACCCAGGCTTTGCTCAAGTCCATCCCCCGTGTGGGGAGGAAAAGCCGGGAGCGATTGGCCGCCATCACAGGGATGGTGCCAGATCCGTTCCATCTGCCTCCAGGTTGCGTCTTTCATCCTCGCTGTCCAGCATATATGCCAGGTAAGTGCGATCGGCTGGTGCCCTCTTGGACCCAGGTGGGGGAGAGGCATTGGGTTCGGTGTCTACTGTACGAAGGGGTGTGACTTGGCATGACTGACAAAGCGAAGGGCGAGATCTTGCTCGATGTGCGAGGGCTCAAGAAGTACTTCCCGATCCAGCGCGGCATCCTACGGCGAACGGTGGGCTATGTGAAAGCCGTGGATGATGTCAGCTTTTTCGTCCGCGAGGGCGAGACGCTGGGGCTGGTGGGCGAGAGCGGCTGTGGCAAGACCACGGCAGCCCGCACCATCATCCGCCTTTACGAGCCTACCGCAGGAGAGGTCTATTTTCGGACGAACAAGCTCTCAGCCAACGGGGAGGCCCAGATGGTTAACCTGATGGAGCTGAACCGGGACCAGATGAAATTGATCCGACAGGAGATCGCCATGATTTTCCAGGACCCGGTCGGCTCCTTGAACCCGCGTATGAGCGTGTACGACATCATCGCCGAACCGTTGGAGATTCACGGCAAGGGAAGAGGGCCCGAAACAGAGGAGCTCATCATCCAGCTCCTCGAGCGGGTGGGCCTCCGCCCGGAACACATGCGCCGTTATCCCCACGAGTTCTCAGGCGGCCAGCGACAGCGCATCGGCATCGCTCGTGCTTTGGCCCTACGGCCACGCCTGATCTTTTGCGATGAGCCCGTCTCCGCCCTGGATGTCTCGATTCAGGCGCAGACGCTGAACCTGTTGCAAGATTTGCAGGAGGAGTTTAACCTGGCCTATGTCTTCGTCGCCCACGACTTGAGCGTCGTCCAACACATCTCTGATCGCGTGGCGGTGATGTACGTGGGGAAGGTGGTGGAGATGGCCGACGCTGAGGAGCTCTATCTCTACCCATTGCACCCCTACACCGAAGCGTTGTTGTCGGCCGTACCCAAACCCGATCCGCTGTACAAATCTGAGCGCATCTTGATGCAAGGCGACGTGGCTGATCCATCGAATCCGCCAACTGGATGCTATTTCCATCCGCGCTGTCGCTATGCCGTGGATATCTGCTCAAAGCAGGCGCCAGAATTCCGTGAAGCCCGGCCTGATCACTGGGTAGCCTGTCATCGCGCGGACGAGCTGAAGCTGAGAGGGGTATAACCTCCTATTTAACTTTCAGATGAGTTCTAAAGGCAGAGAGAATGCGCTTGTCTCGGGTCTCGGTGGGCATTCTCACCTTTGTGCTATGGCTCGCTACTATCGCTATAGGGCTTTGGGAGATCGCGATCGTCCAAGAGCTGTTGATAAGGCTTTACGTTCGTTTCGGGCGCGACTATTGGACTGCTGTTGCCATCCGTAACTGGATTGTGTTGCCCCTGAGCGCTGCCTGGTTGGTCTTCGCGATCTTCAGCGGAGAATATCATCGGGAAAAGGTGGGGCAGCGTGCCTCGTGGAGGCTGTTGGGGTTCACCTTCGCCGCCGAAGCGGCCATCCTGATTCTGGCCCTTCTCTTCTGAGATTTCTGACCGCTATCCCTGGTGCTTTCGCAACGGTGTCACTGCACGAAGATAGCGATCGCCACCACGGTTAGCCCTCCCAACAGCGTCAACCCTGGCAGTGCGCGGTGGCCCATGGCTGCATTGCCGATCCTCCAGGCATAGATCCCCTTGAACATGTTATTAGAGGCAATAGCCCATGCGATCGCCATCGTCCCCAAGCGCACTGGGAGATGGGCTTGCTGGGTCAGGCTCAGGATGAACGGGTCAATGTCGGCGATCCCCATGACCCACGCCAAGACATATAATCCCAGATGACCGATGTTCTGAGCGGTTAGCCGAGTGATCACTTGGATCCCTACGAAGACGGCCGCGAAGATCAGCGCTGGTCCCAACTGCAGCGGATTCCGAAGCGCTGGATATGTATTCTCAATGTCTTTCTGCTGCCACATCCAGATCCCACCTATCACGGCGGCCAAGATCGCCATGGCCACAAAGGGCTTCATCAACGCTCGGCTCAACGCAGGTGCGAACAGGGAGATCAACACGAGCAGTCGCAGGTACATAACCCCGGTCGCTAAGAGCACTGCGCCTGCCAAAGCCTTGGCTCGGGTAGGCTGATGCCGGCCCTGCCGGGCCAGGGCGACCGTGGTGGCTGTGCTGGAATAGATGCCCCCCAAGATCGCCGCTACCAGTATCCCCTGCCTGCTACCTCGCCATCGCTGCAGTAGGTAGCTCAGATACGACACGCTGGCGATGGCCACCACCACTAGCCATACCCTAAAGGGGTTCAGCTCGAAAACGGTGAACGATCGATTGGGCAGCAGCGGCAAGACGACGGCCGTCACCAGGGCAAACTGCGTGAACGTGAGGATCTCCTCGTCTGACAAGTGACGGGCTAATTGCTCCATAGGCTGTTTGAGCTGCAGCAGCAATACTGTCGCGATGCCGCTAGCCACCGCTAACCAGAGCGCCTCTGCTCGCACGATCGGCCCGAGGGCATATGTCACCAGCGCAGCCACCTCCGTCGTCATCCCCACTCGCCCGCGCTGGATTTTGAAGCGGTGGGAGACAGCTAGGAGCGCGCCCAATGCCAGAAGCCCCGCCGTGTAAGCCCATGGATCCAGGCTAAGCAGATAGCCGGCGATCCCGATGATGGGGAACGTGCGCACACCGCCAAATTGGCGCTGCGCGCCCTCCTCGCGCTCCGCCTGATCGCGCTCACGCTCCGCGCCGATAAGCAGGGCGACGGCCAGCACGATGACTAGATGCATAGCCTGGAGAGACATAGGCCTATCCATCGTGCGAATCCCTCATGAGCCAGGTCGCCGCACGACGATCTCTTGAAGGCGAAGGCGGGTTCCGATCCTTTCGCCATCATCCTGAACGCTCAGAAAGAGGGGATAGCGCCCAGGAGCAAGGTCAGATGGCAGCGGTATGTCATGATCGCCGCGCACGACCTCCTCGGCTATCCAAAGGGTGGTAGGGTAAGCCTCGCCGGCCGGATCGGCCTCGACCACCGCTTGGCCCTCGCCCAACTCTAGCCGCACCTTCAACGGTCGGCCAGGCGCGCGCTCAGCCCGCCAATAGAGTGACACCTGTAGGATATCGCCAGGTGTCAGCGGGGTGGCCGGCGCATGGGCAAACCCTCGCTTGTAGGCGTCGAAGCCCAAGAGCTGGAGCGGGCCAAATTGCGCCTGAAGCGAATGTTGCATGCCCAGTGTAATTGGCGCAGGAGGGCTCGTCGGCCGTTGGACTCGCACTCGTCCCAGCACTACATGATCTGTGCGCGTTCCCTCGAATACGACGGGTAACCGCACGCCATCTGCCTGGCGATACACCGCTAGGATCACCCGATACTCGCCTGGAGGAGTGCCGGCTCGAACTAGAACTCCCATGCTATCCTGCACCACTTGCCCCGGCGTCCACTCAGTGGTCGGGCGCAGGCCCCCTGCCGGTTCGGCATCCCGCTGCGCAACCACTTGGTCCCGCCCATTCAATAGTTGAACCGTGATCTTATACCGATCGCTGATAGGATGAATGGCCTCCCATGTCATGCTCAGCGGCAGTACCTCGCCAGCGGTCACTCTTTCTGCCCCTATGCCCACGCCACGCAGGTGAAGTAAAGGCGGATCTCCAAACATCCAATCGGTGGAGGTGATGTGCTCACGTGAGAGGCTGAATTCAGGGATCGCATAGACGGCAAAGCGCACGTGTCCTTGCCAGCTTTCCGAAGCTTTGAAGGCGTTCTGGGCCAGCCAGTTTTCGACCATGCGGTCCGGATCGACCTGTTCCACAGCCCAAAAGAGCGCAAAGATGCGTCCGGGCGTGGCCGTGATTTCCGCGAGCTCCGCCTGAAGGCTTTGTGGATCAGGTGGGCGTTGACGAGGCAACGGGTAAATCGGGAGCTTGCCTCGGTAATAGTAAGTGAACACTTCCTGTTGGCCAGGCGCCTCGAGCAGGATGCGATCGCCCGGCTGTTCAACAGCCTGAATGTAATGAACTATTCCCCGGTAATCGTCGCGCGCATAGGCGGGATCGAAGAAATACGCCTGCAATGTCGCGCCCGAGGTTACTCCTAACACCATGGCCGCGATGGCATACCAGGCCAACTGCAGCCAGGGCACGCGGATCACAGTCGTGGGACGTCGCGCCCGTCGCTGGCGCAGGCGGATCGCGGTCATCCTCCCTAGGGCCTCTCCAGTTCCCACCACACCCCGCGCGATCAGCAAGCAGAAACCAGGGCTACCAGCAAGCAGGAATTTGAGATAAGCTTCATGGACAAGCCCACGCCAGAGCATCAGCGCCACAGGGGCCACCATCGCCACCAGAGGGATTCCCCAGGCGAGCCAATATTCGCGGCGGCCGCGGGCGGGGCGCACGTGTGGCCACAGCCCCAACAACGCCCACAGGGCGAAGACGATGTTCCAGGCCCAATCGGGCTGCTCATACCCTACTGGCCCTAATGATAGCGTGACCAGGGCAGCCCCGAACGATTGGGCGAAATCGGGCTGCATCGGCGGCCTGGGCCAAGCAGTTAGTTGCCGCTGCGCGATGGGCAGCCAGGGCAGAAACAGCAACAGTACTACCAGGTGAAGCCCTCCCCACCACATGGCCCGCTCCAGCACGTGTCCGCGGCGACGGCTGTCCCAGAGCCACAGCAAATACAGGACGTTGATAGCAACCACGATAGAGGGAAACACGTAATGCGTGTACAGCCCGCCTGTCAGCGCTACCACCAGTAGCACAGCCACATCTGGAGCGGGGCGCATATGTCCCTCGCCCTCTTGGAGGATGTGGAGCGTTAAAGCGTACAAGGCTAGTCCGCTCCATAGCCCCAACAGGGCATACATGCGCGCTTCTTGCGCGTAGTAGATCTGCAACGGGTTGATCGCCGCAACCAAGGCCGCTGCTAGGCCCATCTGCTCACTTTGCAGACGCCGGCCAATCAGATAGATCACATAAACGAGCCCCACCCCTGCGATCGCTGAGAGGGAACGAAGGGCCACTTCGCTGTGGCCAAAGAGAAGACTCCAAAAGTGCAGTAGCCAGTAGTAGAGCGGGGGATGAATATCAGCGGCGGCATCCTGCGCAATGCGAGCTAGGCTCCGCGCCGCCATAGCTGCGCTGTTGCCCTCATCGGCCCATAACGATGGCTCGCCCAGGCGATAAAAACGTAGTCCAGCAGCCAGAGCTAGCACGGCGAAATGAGCAGGGAATCTACCGTAAGATAGAGGACCCATCAACGACCGATCTCCATTAGCCAGTCTTCTATCCTGCGGTCATCAACGACGCGAACCCCTCCGACGGACAGTGGGCCATCGGCCGGCCATAGTTCCAATTCATGCATGCCGCTCTCCAATCGGCGCGCTAACCAGATTTGGATGTAGCCATCCTTCACTGCTGAGCCCTCTGCTGAGGCCAGATACGCAGGACCTCCGTCTATGCTCACCATCGCTCCGCTAAACTCGCGCCCGATGGGCACGAGCAGCATCACCCCGGTGCCCTCGAAGCGAAAACGAAGCCGGGCAGAGGGATCTCGCGTCCAATATATGTGCCCACCTGTAGGCAAGGGAGAGGCCTCCCAAGCCCCCCTGTAGCTTAATGCCCAGTGAGTAGCCGGGTGCGCGCCGGGGTATAGAGTAGGCTGCAGACGACTTGTATAGTTGCGGATCGCTTCGTAGGCCGGCAGAGGGGTAAAGTCAGCGTCGAGCAGCCGAAAAAACGCCTCCGGATGATCAGGCGAGCGCTCCCAATCGTCAGTAGCGCGCTTGAGAAACCAGACATTCGCCACACCCAGCCAAGGCCACTCCCGCTGAATGCGTTCGTAAGCAAGCACCAGATAACGCGCCTGTTCCTCTTTGGTGTAGCGGCCATAGATCGGCGGCGCCGGATGGTCCTCTGGGATCGCGTTCCAGTTCATCTCGCTGATCCAGATGGCCTTGTGCGCGTCGCCATTCTTGACCATCAGGTCACGCATGAGGAGCGGGCGCGAGAAGTTGACGACACGCGGATGCAAGCGCCGATCGGTCGGCGCTGACCAGAGGCCGTATCCCTGCATGGCCAATATGTCGAAGTAGGGAGCTGCGCCGGCGTCGTACATCCGCTGTAGGAAGATGAAGTCGTTCATGTCGCGCGGCCCCAGCTCGATCGTGGAGGCCAGCGCGCCGCTGATGATCACGACCTCGGAATCAACGGCTTTGGCTCGCGTGTAGGCTATCTTAAGCAGCTCCACGTATTCCTCGGGACTCACCGGCCGCTCGCCCCACTCCGGATAGATGTTCGGCTCATTCCAGATCTGGTAGTAGCGAATGCGGCCTCGATAGCGGCTGACCACGGCGGCTACGAAGTCGCCGAAATCCTCGTAGTTATCGGGTGGCGCGAAGGTGCCAGCAGTATCCCCTTTGGCCCGGGTCCAGGCCGGCGGGTTGCTCAGCCGCACGATCAGCTCCATCCCACATCGCTCGGCCAGGTCCACGATCTGGTCATACTTCTCCCAGGCTGAACGATACGGTTGGTGACGGCGGTCCTCGAAGTCTCCCTTGCCGTGGATTTCGATGTCCTCCCAGGGGAATTCCTGTCGCAGCCAGTGGAAGCCGGCTTCGGCTGCCATCCGCACGGCCTGTTCTCGCTTAGCCGGCTCAACCTCCTGCTCCAGGAATACATTGACGCCAAACGGGTTTACGCCTGCATAGGCGACAGGGATGTCGTCAGCGGTATCCGGGCGCGGACGGAGGAAGTCGCCGGCCAGGTCGGTAAGCGCTTTCGCCTGCGGAAGTGGCTCCTCCTCGCCGGTGATTGCGAAGAGGCGATCAGGCTGGATCAACCCCAAGGTCACGCCGGTCAGAGCGAGTACACTCACGAACAGCCAGAGGCCAACACGCTGCGGCTGTTTGCACATAACCCTATTATACTGCAGCCGATAGGGAAAGGGAACCTTAGGGGATTTAAGAGGCCTGCATGATCACGTCAGCCGCCCGCCGGAGGCGGTCTCGAACGGCCAAGCCCAAGCCTTGGACGCTGAAGTCACGGGCCAGGATCACATCTACCCCCTGGGCGTCGAGCGCGCGCAGCGCTCCGAAGAGCCGTCGTGCCACCATGTTTAGATCCTCGGCTGGCCCCACGGTTTCACCGATTA
It encodes:
- a CDS encoding ABC transporter ATP-binding protein produces the protein MREPLVEVKDLKVEFNVRDGIVHAVDGVSFTVYRGQTLGIIGESGCGKSVTAKAILHMVPKPGKITGGEILYYRRSRDNHTSEAIEQVNITRLDPDGPEIRKIRGGEIAMIFQEPMSSLTPVYTAGSHITEAVTLHRLMPVRKIGDQMIETIQAHRKVTKQEAREIAIEMLQRVGIPKPQQRVDSYPHQLSGGQRQRVMIAIALSCHPAMLIADEPTTALDVSIEAQILDLMRELQETTNMAIMFITHNLGVIAEMADEICVMYMGKEVEQASTVEIFYEPRHPYTQALLKSIPRVGRKSRERLAAITGMVPDPFHLPPGCVFHPRCPAYMPGKCDRLVPSWTQVGERHWVRCLLYEGV
- a CDS encoding ABC transporter permease → MVVEGAETRKTATKKQISQSYWSLVWWKFKRNRLAMVGGILVILFYVICGLFAEFFSPYLLHYQSNYLEARPQPIVFKDKQGNFSLRPAVYGLEAKVDTKLRKRFYEVDRTKIYPLYFFVKGQPYKLLGLIPMDIHLFGTDPADPEAHVFLFGTDRLGRDVFSRIIYGGRLSLLLGLLGQILTIILGTVMGVISGYYGGKTDIIIQRMTEFVGAFPDIPLFMALAAAIPVTWSPIWVYFMLTLILVFIRWGGLARQVRGMILSLREREYVLAAQSFGASDLRLMFRHLLPGTMSHVIVIATLAIPGMILSETALSWLGLGLRPPLTSWGVLLQEVSSVRAIRFAPWLLFPVPFVILAVLSFNMLGDGLRDALDPYGGQ
- a CDS encoding DUF5132 domain-containing protein, translating into MALLNGLVEGVVEDVLGKIVSPPLLIAGAIVATPFVAPYVSKKIRPVAKQIIKGGLWTVEKGKELLSEIGEQFSDLVAESRAELAAAAAATTGVKSAPEETSSA
- a CDS encoding ATP-binding cassette domain-containing protein, yielding MTDKAKGEILLDVRGLKKYFPIQRGILRRTVGYVKAVDDVSFFVREGETLGLVGESGCGKTTAARTIIRLYEPTAGEVYFRTNKLSANGEAQMVNLMELNRDQMKLIRQEIAMIFQDPVGSLNPRMSVYDIIAEPLEIHGKGRGPETEELIIQLLERVGLRPEHMRRYPHEFSGGQRQRIGIARALALRPRLIFCDEPVSALDVSIQAQTLNLLQDLQEEFNLAYVFVAHDLSVVQHISDRVAVMYVGKVVEMADAEELYLYPLHPYTEALLSAVPKPDPLYKSERILMQGDVADPSNPPTGCYFHPRCRYAVDICSKQAPEFREARPDHWVACHRADELKLRGV
- a CDS encoding ABC transporter permease codes for the protein MLAYIVRRLGYIVVMMILVSFASFLIIELPPGDFLTQKLQELQARGDRSAEMRIAEYRARYGLDKPLLERYWIWITHAIRGDFGESFEFERPVTEVIGQRAGMSVILALSTITLVWMLAIPIGVYSATHQYSVGDQIITTISFIGLGMPGFLLALLVLFFAMVFLGQEVGGLFSREYQDAPWSIGKVIDLLKHLWIPALISAVTGTAGLIRIMRGNLLETLGQPFVEAARARGLKNRTVVWKHAVRVSVIPLVVILGTEALPAIVAGDALVATVLNLPTVGPLYVRALQRQDMYLAGTVLMFIVGVTMLGSLLADLILVALDPRIRLEK
- a CDS encoding ABC transporter substrate-binding protein; protein product: MSKREVTHRRLLRWFALIAVVALVAACAPAAPAPTPTPAPTPVPPTPTPAAIKAVEATPTPVPVAAPTYKEAPMLAELVQAGKLPPVEERLPKDVQVVQPVESVGKYGGTWHTVTWWPGAGNIKMKLYDPPVRWKPDYTGYEPGLAKSYEWSDDGKTITFKFREGVKWSDGEPFTTEDLKFWWEDLALNPDYKVIQVPWWARNSDGTPITMEFPDDYTWVLKFDTPQWIMPYVLAQGFWEWEPLMKPKHFLIQWHPKYTPGATYEELDLKDRWFETPGYPCLMAWCLKEFVPGQSWLFERNPYYWKVDTEGNQLPYIDYIHVELVPDLEVRKLRVAQGSYDCTFRGIDDPTEIPFLTEQAEKYNYRIVPGWMNGAGAWPGWIVNMDYHEEQEYDPAKESETAKEIRELLRNRSFRKGLSVALDRQRIVDVVWGGIGTPQAFTISPQSWHFASPEGQKVFQEWAAADAEYDPEKAKAYFEEAGFVDKDGDGWRDLPSGKPFTLIIDLNDWGGQRVTTEATEVYKKNLEDVGVKVLVNNVIGQPEGSLRGNYGVGWMLRTTHASEIDIWTYPDWIFPLRGGGEGSRAFPMQGLWYQSGGEQGWEPEPGSPAARLQELYRKGLQEPDIEKRHQIVWDAIRIHIEEGPFVIGAAGDQPMPVVCKNYFRNVPEYGVLGPWAPGSPGNVHPEQFWMEQ